In Ammospiza caudacuta isolate bAmmCau1 chromosome Z, bAmmCau1.pri, whole genome shotgun sequence, the genomic stretch GTGTTACTTACATAGTTACTAGCAAGTTGTTGGGACATATaagaaaatgagattaaaaaattaacataGCATATTGGGCTTGCACAGATAGTTTACTAGAGAGGAACTGCAATTACAATTACACTTCTTAGTGAAGTGATCTTTCCTTAACAGCAGAAACTAGCTGGAAAGTCTGAAATACCAAAATGAAAAGAGGAAGGTTTCTGTGTTGTACTGCAGTGTACATAGTAAACTTCACAGACATAGTaggtatttttatttgcagTATTCTCTgacttttctgtttaaaagtATGTATCTCAAAGAAGTGCAGTCATAACTCACTTCTGTAGATGCGAAAAATGGTAGCTGCTCTGTTTCTTTCATACAGAGCTGTCTCATCTAACTACATACTGTCTCATCTAATTACTTAACAGTTTTTATAATCCATTTCAGGTAATAATCAtatgaaggaagaaaattatggTGCTGCAGTGGATTGTTACACTAGGGCTATAGAACTGGATCCAAACAATGCAGTCTATTACTGCAACAGGTAAACCCAATATGATATACACCTTTCATTCCTGGACTTTGTTAACATTACTGTAAAAATAAGTTGTGAAGGAGGTCAAAAGCTAGAAACCCCTATTTAGAAATTTATTTCTGGATTTGTAAAATTAGGGTAAAAATGGGCTCATTCAGCATGTCGGTATCAGTTAAAATGGactttaaaattacttacaaCTCTTCAGATAAGGTATTGTGTGTGTCAGGTTGTCTACATTAAATCATAATGTAGGCTGTGATTTCTAGCCTGCTGAGAGTAGTAAAAGCCTTTTTCTTTAGTGTTCTAGTGACTCAGCTGCTCTGTCTCCTTGAGTACTAccactggcaaaaaaaaatcatcagtgTAGGAATACCATTTTGGAGATTTCAAGCATTTTGCAAATAGTATCTTCATGTGTGACCTGTTGAAAAATAACAATGCTGCTGTTACAGTTTTGTTATCTAATCTGTTCTTTACCGTCATGAATGAAGAAGACATAGTGATTTGGCAGCAGGTAAGCTTGGAAGGGCATGGTAACCTAGTCACAGCTGTCTGCTCTTGTGGAACACTGCTTGGAAGAGCAGCCAAAGAGCAAAGGCAGCCCCGACTTTAGGGCCTACTGGAATGAGCCCACCTCTAGAGTGCCTCCTTTATTAATTTAAGGATATAGGATATATTAACTGAAGTGCTATAAATCTGGCCTTGTGGCACTGTACCCACTGGTAGCACTGGATTGTGCTATTtttgaagctctgcatccattGCTTCAGAGTTTAGTTTGTGATAAATAGAAATGAGAGATTCAGTGTTTAAAGGCAAGTttgaagagaaaggaaattatgCAGTTTGCTAACATTTTACATATTTAGGATGGCAGTTCAAAAGTGTAAATAATCTATATTCCTTGTGAAAACTGATCACAAGTCTCTTTATGTACAAAATTGAAATATCAGACCAGATTCAAAAGCTTCCTGAAATCACTGTAAGTTTCCTCAGTACAGGCTTAAATGTCAAAGTTTTAATtagcaaaagcagaaataatttttgtgttGCGTCATCACATACCACATTTGTGAGAACCAAAATGAATCTCAGTGTCAGTCAGTACAGTATTGTATGTaatgatttaaaagaaaacaggagtTGTTTGGAGCTTTGTGGATGATAAGAATATTTCAATAAGTATATACCTTATTCTTATCTTAAGCTTGTTAGGGAGTCATGGGGACATCCTGCATTCAGTGGGATTGCTTTTTATCCATAGCAGTGCAAAAAAAGAGTGGACTGATAATGCCCTCAAAATTTTAACTGGCCGTGTAAATCTTGTGAACAtgggaaaatgttttctgttcaAACACATGTGAGAACAAGCATTGCCCCCAGCTTTTATATATAAATCTTCACTGGCATCTGCGGAGTTGCACTACTGCTTAACAGCCCAAAACAGATAAGTAGTCCCATTCAGAAGACATTTTAATCAAAGTCAGAAAACCCCAAGCAATTTGGAGCTAGTCACAGGACAAAGGATTCTTAATAACAAAGAGATATTCTTTATgcaatgaaaatatattaatttttactATAATTTTTTAACcgaggaaaaataaatgaaagtgGTTTGTAACCTTTCAAACTGGTGAAGTTTTGCTTATTAGTGTGTTTCATTTTAATTGTGTcacattaatttcatttaatgtgTCCTTTTTAATTTGGTCAAGTCTTTAATCTTATTGTATTAATATCTGCAACATTTAGTATTTCTCCAGTATAGAGATGTAACTGTAATTTAGTAAAGCAGAGGTTATTGAGATGAATTATAAAATCCTGAGCAGGGAAAAATCACAGTATTCCTTTGAATGGCTGTAAAACTATACTTCTGGAAAACGCCAATTACATAAATTATTTCTCCTTAACAGTGATCTTATATAAACTACTACTTGACAGTTTCACTTCTTATAATAGGTTTTATGATTTATTCTGTGCGTAGTCATAGACTAGATCTTAGACAGTTCCTTAGAATTGTTTGTCCtttgtgttctcagaggtgagTACATGTTTTCCAAAACCATAGTCCAGCAATGCACTTAGGCACATACTTAACTCATAACATTTGCTTGTCCTATTTCATTAAAGAAAGTTAAGCATAGTCAAAATAGCGAATGAAAAGTCAGTAAGATGAAATAAGTCAGAAATGTTGAATATCTAGGCTTGGgctttggttgttttgttttgggtttctttggtttggtttggttttggttttttgtgcgTTTTTTaattggttgggttttttttgacaAAGCTTAATTTCCTTACCATCTTTCTCTTAGGGCTGCTGCTCAAAGTAAGCTCAACAACTTCAGGGAAGCAATAAAGGACTGTGAGAGTGCCATAGCAATAGATCCAAAGTACAGCAAAGCATATGGAAGAATGGGGTAAGCTAATAGAAATCTGAGGTAAACACTGAAGACCCATGTGTACATTACCATAGATTTTCTGAAATATGTGGAGACACTTACAGAATTCACTGTAATTCACTTACAGAACATTGTTGTTGTGTAAGTATAACAATTTTCTGAAGGTGACCCTATCAGACTGTCAACTCTTTTTCTATGTGGTTGATACCAGCATTTTCATCAGATTTCATCAGTTTGCAgtttttatctttaaatttcTCAACTTGCTGGATTTAGTTTAGGAAGTAATGATAGTTTTTTCCTACCTCCTAACTAGTTAAAAGGAATCAAATTTCTGTTGTTGGTACACTGAATCTGTTAATGATGCTGTTAGAGAACAGCATTGGGGCTTCACACTAGCAGGAATAAAGCCTCAGTTTTTCTTTCAATAGTTCTTTGGAAGCAGATATTTTAGCAAGAATAAGCTGTGTCTCTTTGGCAGATTTTCTCAGCAATGTCTGAGAGATTAACTGTATAGCCTCTTGAGGGTGGATTTCAGTGTTAACTGAAAACAATGTCAGGAATGCTCTAACAGGCTGTTGGTTTGAGTGAAAAGCCATTCTTCCAAGATGTCTAGCTTTGCATTTTCAATAATCAAGCACATTGTAATAGTGGACTTAATGCTGCATTATGTCTTTTGAGGTTATATTTATAccagtaaattaaaaaatgcttgGGATTGTTTGTTGAGTCAGTTGGCCCAAAATGGCTTATGTCCATGTTAATAAAATTTACTTTGCAGTATGGAGTGGCCAAACTGCATTCAAACAACCTACTGCTAAACTGCATTGGTCTGTATTAAATTCTGAACCATGCCCTGAAATTGTCTATGATAATTCTTGTTGGCTTGGGACAAAACCATGCAGGGGACATTTATTTTAAGATAAAATATGGTGGAATTGTATCACTAAAAAACTTTCCATAATACAGGTGATTTACTAATACCAACCTAGACTAAGGAGCTTTTGAAATGATGAATTGATTTCAAAATTTTAGGTTGAATTGGTTGTTgaattggttttgtttcatttaactCTCCTTAGATTGTTTCTTCATATAGCACCATCCAAGCTCCCTTGATTTCACTGATAGGGAGAGATGCTACGGGCTGATTTAACTGGAGATTATTTTAGAGTTTTGGGTGTAAGACCAGTGTTTCTTTGATACACACTGAAAGTGGGACCATCCTCAGGCAATCAAacttctctttattttattgTCTGGTTGTTTTAATAGAGGACATATTTTGAGCTGCAAGCCATTGCTTAATCCAGCAGATGAGTAAGCATTTGGCATAGGCTGATTGAGGAAACTGTGCTTGTTTAGTAATAAGTGAAAATCCCACCCCCATGCCCCCAGTCTAGAAAACACCTTCTCAACAAAAAGTCCTTATGAAAAAGATGTGCTCTCTGATGACATCATGGAGACATACCAGTTTTTCTCAGAATCTTACAGAAATTCTTTGTATGTCACAGAAAGATGCAGAAATGCCACAAATATTCAGAGATGGGAGACATTTTAAAGTGGGAATGTCAGTTAAAGGTGGTATTTCCAGCATGATCCTGAAAGACCACTTGTCTGGGTAGgaggcatgaggaaagaaattgTCTGCTGTTCTGACTTATACTGTGCTCCAAGAAACTTTCTCTGTTAAATACTTTTTCTGTAAGAAGCACTATTGCATCACAGAAATAATGGATTGCATTTCTTGTCTGGGCAGAAACTATTTTGGCAAGTTAATGGGCCAAAAGGGAGAGACTGTGTtttatgggggaaaatgagTTAAGAGAGACAACACTAATACTGTGTGGATTCCTCCAGGAGCTATATGGGAAATTCCTAGAGTTTTATACTCTTACTGAGAGCCATGACAATCACGGATGTATCAAAAACACTGAACTTGTTTGCATGAGAGGAAAGACCAAGGTCTGTTAGTGGACATAAGCACAGGCTTATCAAACCAGGGTGTGTAGTTCAGCATCAGAAGGTGAACTGAAGTACTAAATATCTGAATGTGGGTTACACGAATCTTCTACAAAATGTGGAAAAAGATCAGATTAGTTTTTTGGTCAGTATAAATTGAAAATATAGTGGCAGAGAGAATTGAAACTGCAGCCAGATGGACTTCTGGAATAGTTCAAAGAAAGATGATATTTTAAGCATAGTGGCTAACCAAATTTGAAGTAAAATACTGCTTAAAAGTAGTAAGTCTATCCTGTGCTCTCATTAGCTGCTGAAGCAGAGTCTTTTTCAAAACATTAAATAGGGTTTCTTACAGCAATTTACATATATACTACTATGCTGTATAACTCATTTGTCAAGATGTTGAAGTACAAGATCCAAAAGGAGAACCTTTACATTGATCCTGACACAAAAATGCTGAAACTTGTAGgtccattattttaaaataatgaatatgttaataataaaaatcattTTATATGAACATATAAAGACAACAATATAATCATGAAACATCTTCTCTATTCAAATATTTAATACAGAATTATCATATTAAAAGTAGGGGGTTttaacatatataaaaataaacaatgcatTTGTACGTCTAGTTTCTTAACATTGCACAACTCATATTAAGAGTATCTTTGCCCTACCTACCCATGTAAGTTTCTAAATAATCTCTTAGGTCAAAAGAACTGGACAAAACACTTGGAGCTTATGCAAAAAGGCACAGATGCCAGATACAGCTCCTGGTCTTAAAGTGACTAAGTCACTTGATGATACCAAAGAGTTTTTAATGTAACTTGCATATATATGAAATAGACAATGCAAAATGTGTTCTTGAGGGATCCCCTTCTCTAAAAAAATGTGTTAACACTAAGCAGTAGTACCTGTTTTAATTAAATGGTCAAGCTAAAAATCACTTGTGAGATActattttatttagaaaagaaaatatatcatTAGCTTTTGATGATCATTTATGTTCTAACCAGGATTTCTTTATTTCATATTAGGTTGGCTCTGACCTCTGTGAATAAATATGAAGAAGCAGTTACCAGTTATCAAAAAGCACTGGATCTTGATCCAGAGAATGACTCTTACAAGTCAAATTTGAAAATAGCAGAACAGAAACTAAGAGATGTGTCCAGTCCTGTAAGTTTGCTCTGTATCTATTTATTTGCAATAGTTTAAACTGGGATTTTGTAGGAAACTTAGCTTCAATTGCAATTTGTTTGTAGACTGGAACTGGACTGAGTTTTGACATGGCAAGTTTGATAAACAATCCTGCCTTCATTAGCATGGTGAGTATATCTCAAGGTTTGCATTATcccattttaaaaactgaactTTTAAGAACAACTGTTGTTCAATAATACAAGCAATTTTAATGAGTATTATTATAACAATGGTTTTATTACACTGAATTTAAACTTTTCTACATCATTTTAGACACAAAACAAGAAGTGAAGCAAGTATCTCCAATAAAGCCTTGTCTTATTTCCAGTTGATTCTATTACTTATAGAAAAAAACACATATAGGTTAGCTATGCTTTTTTTATGTATTAGGTTTTTATGTTTTAGGTTTTATGTATGCTATGACAGAAAGCTCTTGTCAACAACATGATAAAAATTTCTACAATTCTCCACGGAACAGTTAACAAAGATACAAGGACTAAAGTAACTCTCTTTTGGGAGAACTATTCAAGAGACCTTTCTGTTCTTACTCTTTCAAATTATCCCTAGTAATCTTAAGActtaaaaaaatgaatataaaaaGCATATATTGCATTCTTCTTATGTTCAGTACAATAACAAATTGTGTACTTCTCCCTCAGCATTGTCTTTTTTATCCATATGGCTTTCTTAACAAAACAGAATTAATTAACTTTATAGAATGGAATTTCGagtaaaataaactaaaaaatccccacaaaaaacaacccccaaactTACTTACTTCCTTTAAGAAAGCAACTAAAACTTTACAAGCACTCTGGTAGCTTCAATGGAACACCACATTTCAGCCAGTGCTTTTGTGTGGAAGTGCACTGCATTCAAAAGAGATCCATATCTGGTGTGGTAACATGGTCCAAATAATAGAGACAGTAGGCAAGTAAAGAGGGAGCAAGTTTTCTGATGGCATTCGTGATTAAATAGTACTGCATCTATGTGTACTACTTCACTAGCCACATGATGTATTTAAACAACCTCTGTCTGTTTGAAATCAATGATGTATGGAGCGGGCTTTGGGGAAATGATCTTTTACATTGTTTCCAGAAGATGCCTGGTGAACTAGATAGGACACAGAGCATTTATTTAGGAATGAATGAGTTATTTTCCCAAGGTGTAGTtacttggaatttttttgttagGGCGAAAAAATTGCCTCACTGTCTGACCTTGAGAAAATTGGTATTAGCCTCAGTTTTTGGCTTCTAAACTAGAGAAGGGTTATTACTGATGGAAGAAACTAACCCTATATTGAGCACAGAATAGACCTGCATGTGACATTTTATCCATTTTATATCAAACTATTAACTAGAGAAAAAAGTTTATTTACTTTTGAGTTATCTATATATGTTGATGTATTGATCAATAAAATGAATATTGGATATATCTGATTTTTGTAATATCTTTAATAGGACAGTTAAAAGTACATACTGTGTTTTGTCTACTGGTGGTGCATTCATACAGACACTGATTCCTGTAGGAATTACATTACTAACActgaaaaatcacatttttttctataGTATCAGTCCACAGACACTCTTACACTATGGTAAAAGCAATATAATTTTAGAGGTATCTAATGAATGAGAAATTTAAGTAGCCTCATGCTTACTACAAAATAAGAAGATACTCAGTTACCAGAGAAGATATATGTTACCACAAAACCATACTACAAAGTAAGTCCAGACTCCAATTtggtttgaaatattttgtggcCATAATCTTAACTGTTAATGCCTGGTACTAATAGTAgttacaaaattaatttatccAGGCTGAGAAGCAACAAAATACAGACTTTTGTCCAAAAAGTCCAGTTGAAAACATTTATCCTTGCAATTCTTCaatgtttcatttgtttgtttagttttcTGTGGCGGGGATTTTTATGTTAAATGGCTTGTCATATTTTTCATGTCTGAATCTATAACcactattttttctttaacacaTAACAAATTGTTTCAGCTTCATCCATGAAATACGTTGCTGTAGTGATTCTTTTTGCTCTGCATGTAAACTTGATTTTGTAATAGAACAGAGCATGTGGGTTTCTTCTGCATGATTTTCTCAGTGATAGCCAAGTAGTAAATGTTTTATAATTTCAGCTGTATGTTGTCTATTCTAGGCAGCAAGTTTAATGCAAAATCCTCAAATTCAACAACTGTAAGTATTAAATTGGGTTACCATTAAAACAAATGTGTTAAGATGTTTGAATTAATAAAAGATGCATAGTACTTACAGCTATATTTTTGAAATGTAGATAGATtattgaaaatgtaattttattttgcttactGTAGAAGTGTAGCTTCTTCTTGCAACTTAGTTCCTctaagcaattaaaaaaatgagtGGGGCTTATTGCTTACAGTAAAGGTCCCTGCACACCCCAATGCAAACACTGTGCTAACTGTTCCAGGATGTCAGGGATGATGTCAAATGCCATTggtggccctgctgctggggttgGTGGCCTTTCGGATTTGTCCAGCCTGATCCATGCGTAAGTAAGAACTGCATGGTTTTAACTATCACATTTGTACCAGGGTAAATGTGCAACATCTGTTTAAAAAGAAGCACTGTCAAGGGAATTATACTGGGGTCTGTTCCCACTGTTTGTTATTAAAACCCGGAACTATAAGACTTATTTTCCAGGACTAAATTTGTTTGCTCCATACATTGCCATCAACTGGAATCACTGAACTGCTGTGTGCTCAGCTTCACTTTCTGGTTCTCATATGTTCTCATAGTCTCACATTTAGTAAGTGGCATTTTCTAATGCCACTTACTAAATTCCTTTAAATCTTTTAAGTACTCCTACTTGTGCTTTCAAATTGTGTGGATAACTACCTAATATCTCAGATACTATTTAGGAAAGCTACAGATTTACTTAGTACAAGTCAAACCAATTTCTGCTCTGGCATCCCTTCATTTAGATGAGGAATGTTTCAGGGAACTCAGGATAATGAAGAATACCTTTACAAAACCCAGGACACAAGGTTTTTATACTATAATGATGATATCCATCTGGAAGGGTCTGCAAAAAAATATGCCATTTGCTTATATCCCAAGATCTCTAATAGGGCATACAATTTGACTTTATTCCAGCATTCTAGCCAATTCCAAACTATTTTTAAGTTTCACCTCTTCAGGGCAAAAGTAATTTATGATTTACATCACACATAGAAATGTCTTGCTGCAAAAATTTAGGGCTATTTTCATAAAAACTGTGTGCTTTGCAGACATCTATAAAAATGTTGCTTTCCTTCAACCTGCACTGTAGTTTGAAGAGGTCTTGATAGTTTGCTACTTGCACAAAATGTAGAAGTAACAAAGACGACAAGCTAGGCTTTTTGTGAAATCATagtttttacttatttttttattagtaAACAAGTGTTATGCTTCTCTTACACATGGAATTAGTCTCTGCTATTAATTTAATTCTTAAGCTACAACTGTTATTACTTCAGTCATGAACGATACAAAAATTTGATAGTATGCTTGCTTTCAGTTAATGACATTGTGTTTACAAGTACAAGTCAGCAGCTGCATACTCTATTTCTGGAACCATTAACATAACGTTGCATGCCAACTCTTAAGAGTAGTTACTTTAAACAGTTAAGAGTGGATCCTGTCAAAAAGAAGGTAGTAATTCACTGTAGCAGATGTGTTATTTTACCATAAAAGGCAATATATTTTGTAAGGTGATACTTTTCTCCTCCATGTTATCAAGTAGAAGTAATAGtactaaaaaatgaaaataaatctaTGACAGTGATCCTGTTTGGAGACACTTCAACCAGATAAATTCATAATACTGCAAATACCTTAAACTGGAAATTAAGGTATCTTTAAtgttaattttaatgtaatgcACCTTTCAGCTGTATTGTGATATCCTGTTTTCTTATGAATGCTGCTTTCACTTGCTGAGCTCACTTAAAACTGTTCAACACAGGGGGCAGCAGTTTGCACAGCAGATACAGCAGCAGAATCCTGAGCTCATAGAGCAACTGAGAAATCATATCCGGAGCCGATATTTGAGTGGCAGTACTGAAGAACATTCCTGACTTCAGCAAGTCATATGAATTGGAATGATGTATAACCCTAAAATGCATACCATAGTTAGTAGCAAAAGCACCATTGTAACTCTTCTGCTTGAATAGAAGACAGAAAattctttgtgtgtgtttgcaaaCAAGAATAAATCTGGTAAACAGATCTCTTGCACATAACTTGGAACATAGCGTTTATGTATAGTTACTCCTCTGAAAATCAATACACTGAATAGGTGGTTCATCAAAATCCCCAAGTCAAAGTAATTTCAGTATGTGCATCAGATTGACCTCCGGGGCTGCTGAGTGGGGAGGAGTTTTGTAGGGCGCTGATCTTGCCTAATAGCTACTTCTAAAATGATAGTGTAAAAGATGTGTTAGTCATATGCTGAGAGTCACGATGGCTGTACTCCTTCAAACAGtattgaaatactgaaatattgaTACAATGAGCCCATCTGATGTGCCCTTTTATAATGAGCATTAAGTAGTGTTGGTATAGAGAGTACTTAAAATTCATGCTTGAGAAGTCTGTTTCCTTAATCCTGTGGAGGGGGTTTCATGAATAACAGGAAATACATTTCAACTTTTCATTGGGCAGAAGAGAGGAAGGTGACTGCATATGAAGGAGTAGCACactttgtggagaaagagaaGACAATAATTCTG encodes the following:
- the SGTB gene encoding small glutamine-rich tetratricopeptide repeat-containing protein beta; its protein translation is MSSVKRLVYAVIHFLREQSQMDTFTPDEQESLEVAIQCLETVFKITLEDTHLASSQHLIEMFTNSIQKNDMLPLSRSLPEGVVKADQLKDEGNNHMKEENYGAAVDCYTRAIELDPNNAVYYCNRAAAQSKLNNFREAIKDCESAIAIDPKYSKAYGRMGLALTSVNKYEEAVTSYQKALDLDPENDSYKSNLKIAEQKLRDVSSPTGTGLSFDMASLINNPAFISMAASLMQNPQIQQLMSGMMSNAIGGPAAGVGGLSDLSSLIHAGQQFAQQIQQQNPELIEQLRNHIRSRYLSGSTEEHS